The genomic stretch ATAGCTTGAGCAAGTATCAGATGTACTTTCATCCTTTTCATGAGTCCTTGCTGTGCTAACTTCTTCTTCATCATAGTCTTCTAGCTCATCTGAGTCTAGGCTCATCAACGCATCAATGTCCTTAGAGTCCTCTTCAAAAGAAGACGACAATTCCCTTTCCATTTGATTAATTTTGTCTTTTTCAAAATCCTGAGTATATGCATGAGTGTTGAAGTTGAAGCCATGACTGTTAAACTTGTAGGTCGCCGCAGGGTTGAACAAAACCCTGTTTTGTTGATCTGTTTGATCGAAGACAATGAAATTCTCGGGGCAAACCTCAGAGGGATGCAAGTTAAACCTTTCAAAGGGCGTTATCTGCCTCGCACCTGGAGGTAAAACTGCACCAAATGCAGAAGTATGTTGAGCATTCATATAAGTACCAATGGCTTCATCTGCCATAGGAAGCACCACCTTTCCCCGATGAAAATACTCGTGAGTCTGCATTATAATATCTAATTCACTCTCACTAAATTACGTGGAAGCAATGCTGATTTGGCCTATGCAACTGGAAATTATTTTGTTCTAAAGCTGGATGGATGTTCGTACAGGATGTAACAACTTAACAGCAGGAGGTAAGTTTATTCCAATTCCATCTAATAAAAAAATCGTAACTTTTACAAATTAAAACTTCGTCTTTTTGGACAACCTTCTAATGATGCAGTTCAAT from Lathyrus oleraceus cultivar Zhongwan6 chromosome 7, CAAS_Psat_ZW6_1.0, whole genome shotgun sequence encodes the following:
- the LOC127107128 gene encoding transcription factor bHLH144 is translated as MQTHEYFHRGKVVLPMADEAIGTYMNAQHTSAFGAVLPPGARQITPFERFNLHPSEVCPENFIVFDQTDQQNRVLFNPAATYKFNSHGFNFNTHAYTQDFEKDKINQMERELSSSFEEDSKDIDALMSLDSDELEDYDEEEVSTARTHEKDESTSDTCSSYCTKSRKKRLLSSSVQNSSGTKGYCSSSEKKQHQEMKRMVKILRNIVPGGGNQMDTVTVLDEAVKYLKSLKVEVEQFGVGQ